CCTATGCGACGCTAGTCCCTCAACCAGCTGTAGcgggtcatggctagaagggatccaatttttgtcaaattaattaaaaaaaaaaaaaaaaaaaatttcatTTTAGTTAATCCTAACCCGTTTTCTAACCGTATCCTGATATACTGCGCAAATTATTCTAAACTGCTATGAAAAGTCTAATCtgatgttaatttgacaaaagctggatctCTTCTAGCCTTGACACTGGAATCGACGCACTGTTTGACGTAATGCTCCCATGTAGACAGTTTTCAGCAAGCTAGACAGCGTTCAGCACTGCCAGGATTTATCGGTAAGGGAGCCTAGATACAATGTAATGAAAGCTAAATTATATCGTGTGAATAAATCACAAAGCTAATTAATGTTTTTGTAACCGAGGGTTTTAGCCAATTACGTTACTATTAGGTAGCTGCGTTACTAGAGCTTTGCTACCTAGCCGCAGACTTTGTACTGTTACCTAAAGTACCTGCTATGTGAACCAAGGTAAAATAAGCTAAAATGCACTTTGCACGACACATAGCTAACTAAAGATTGTAAGCTCACGGTATATGTGATGTGACAATCAGACATAAGCATATTTCTTTCTGAGCTGTTTTACATCATTAGCTGTTGTATCTTCTGTTCTTTTCTTCCATCCCAGTAGTGAAGGCTGATAGTCTCAGGCAGTGACATGGCCAACCCTTTGAGGAGAGAGGTTAGACAGCTGTACAAGAATGTAAGTTCAACACCGACTGACTGCTGTCAATGCACCCACGCTTTGTTGTTACCCACACTTACTTTCAATATGAGATTTGCCACTCATGCAATCTTTTGCTGTCTGTCCCAAACAATCCCCAAAGCACTGGGATTATCACTGGTAACCTTCCTCCTTCCACTGACAGCTACTGTATCTGGGACGGGAATACCCCCAAGGAGCAGACTACTTCAGGGAGCGTCTGAACTGTGCCTTTATGAAGAACAAAGATGTCACAGACCCCAAGGAGATCAGAAAGCTTGTCGACTGTGGAGAAGTTGTGATTAAGGAACTGGGGACCCTGTACTATCTGAGGGAATATAGAACCATGAAAAAGCGTTTCTACGAAGAAGAATTGTTAGGCCTGCTGAATATAGGCAGGCCGATAGACTGATAGCCTAGATGTTTGGCAGCTGAATCTTCAGTATGCGGGTTGCTCCATGAATTGAGAACATTTTGGGTTGTTTAACTTGGTCCCCAACAAATAATGATTTCACCTCATTTTAACAtgctgtcataaagagcacatgttcaactttgtaaaaacatgtttttccatGTCAAGGGCTGAAATAAAACAAATGACTAGTAAGTGCtattaaagtaacagggttgacgtaaCAGGTTTGAAGTTTTCATCTTAAATCTTCCATAAATTCCTTTTCGACTTTTGGAATTTGAACTTGTGAGCAACAGGAAGGGGTATTCGAAGGCAAGCTTCACAAAcattttttatgtt
This Oncorhynchus clarkii lewisi isolate Uvic-CL-2024 chromosome 21, UVic_Ocla_1.0, whole genome shotgun sequence DNA region includes the following protein-coding sequences:
- the LOC139379342 gene encoding electron transfer flavoprotein regulatory factor 1-like, producing MANPLRREVRQLYKNLLYLGREYPQGADYFRERLNCAFMKNKDVTDPKEIRKLVDCGEVVIKELGTLYYLREYRTMKKRFYEEELLGLLNIGRPID